The proteins below come from a single Oncorhynchus gorbuscha isolate QuinsamMale2020 ecotype Even-year linkage group LG12, OgorEven_v1.0, whole genome shotgun sequence genomic window:
- the LOC123990755 gene encoding scavenger receptor class A member 3-like: MKESYSGYENQLFKEDDLTGEEEEMPSFRGRTRGGCVKCQKTYSLQLAVKVLYGFFVFLIIAVAVLASLVFRKVDNLSEEESFYHKKITKVQESIQDLSTTRNCSDCFDMAHFSEEISRLKREFEDLQKMILGQEQVLDQASQTQQTLKAARSRMTRDMQNYSLSIRLINQSLERYLDQVDGWKAVITETDESMKTLSQDQYDLKATMNQVNTTVALNSLWMDALQRKTNEETLVLQKMTVDWQNYSRVLSGLKSNSSTTTQTVRSIQSGISATHQRISMSSEMVHDLTLQVMNLQMQLDNVTSFMDEHEENMHDLQYHSKYYQNRTGERFITLDARMDSIEMEIDTISSSINATVSHVQSMYKYINIESTSCQTRMGSHTEDLQNLNNTVLLLMHLAVTLRQQYMLLSVRLDVDARNLSMVMEEMKLVDTHHTQLIQNFTILKGAPGPPGPKGNRGEGGGKGPVGLTGNKGDKGPAGNRGPLGEKGPFGPKGAQGEPGPTGARGGVGVKGVKGSLGQPGPRGERGEKGDMGTIGKDGIPGPKGPLGIQGQAGLPGLHGLPGPRGKPGPVGPHGPPGIPGQPDLPAYPDTVS, encoded by the exons AAAGCTATTCCGGATACGAGAACCAGCTCTTTAAAG AGGATGATCTTACTGGGGAGGAAGAAGAGATGCCTTCCTTTCGAG GAAGAACCAGAGGTGGCTGTGTGAAATGCCAGAAGACATATTCTCTGCAGCTGGCTGTCAAAGTGCTCTACGGTTTCTTTGTCTTCCTGATCATAGCAGTGGCAGTGCTGGCATCACTAG TATTTAGGAAGGTCGACAACTTGTCAGAAGAGGAATCCTTTTATCATAAGAAGATTACTAAGGTCCAAGAAAGTATACAAG ATCTCAGCACTACCAGAAACTGCTCTGACTGCTTCGACATGGCCCACTTCAGCGAGGAGATCAGTAGGCTGAAGAGGGAGTTTGAGGATCTCCAGAAAATGATATTGGGACAGGAGCAGGTCCTGGATCAGGCCTCCCAGACCCAGCAGACCCTGAAGGCAGCCAGAAGCAGGATGACCCGAGACATGCAGAACTACTCCCTGTCCATCAGGCTCATCAACCAGTCCCTGGAGCGTTACTTAGACCAGGTGGACGGTTGGAAGGCGGTCATCACCGAGACGGACGAGAGCATGAAGACTCTGTCTCAGGATCAGTACGATCTCAAGGCCACCATGAATCAGGTCAATACCACGGTGGCCCTCAACTCCTTGTGGATGGACGCCCTGCAGAGGAAGACCAATGAGGAGACATTGGTCCTGCAGAAGATGACGGTGGACTGGCAGAACTACAGCCGGGTATTGAGCGGTCTGAAGTCCAACTCAAGCACCACCACTCAGACGGTGAGGAGCATCCAGAGTGGGATCTCGGCCACACACCAGAGGATCAGCATGAGCTCGGAGATGGTGCACGACCTCACCCTGCAGGTTATGAACCTGCAGATGCAGCTGGACAATGTAACCTCCTTCATGGACGAGCATGAGGAGAACATGCACGACCTCCAATACCACTCCAAGTACTACCAGAACCGGACGGGCGAGAGGTTCATCACCCTGGATGCTCGCATGGACTCCATCGAGATGGAGATCGACACCATCTCATCCAGCATCAACGCCACGGTGAGCCACGTGCAGAGCATGTACAAGTACATCAACATCGAGAGCACGTCATGCCAGACACGGATGGGTAGCCACACGGAGGACCTGCAGAACCTGAACAACACGGTGCTGCTACTGATGCACCTGGCTGTCACCCTGAGGCAGCAGTACATGCTGCTGAGTGTCCGTCTAGATGTGGACGCCAGGAACCTGTCCATGGTCATGGAGGAGATGAAGCTAGTGGACACGCACCACACCCAGCTCATCCAGAACTTCACCATTCTCAAAG GCGCACCGGGCCCACCTGGTCCaaaggggaacagaggggaaggaggaggcaAAGGTCCAGTTGGCCTGACAGGAAACAAAGGAGACAAGGGCCCAGCAGGGAACCGTGGTCCTCTGGGAGAGAAGGGCCCTTTCGGGCCTAAAGGAGCTCAGGGGGAGCCAGGGCCAACAGGGGCCAGAGGCGGAGTGGGCGTCAAAGGGGTGAAGGGTTCTCTGGGTCAACCAGGTCCACGTGGCGAGAGAGGCGAGAAGGGAGACATGGGTACTATTGGTAAGGATGGAATACCAGGTCCCAAAGGGCCACTGGGAATACAGGGCCAAGCAGGGCTCCCAGGGCTCCACGGGCTGCCTGGCCCAAGAGGAAAGCCCGGGCCTGTTGGTCCACACGGGCCTCCCGGAATTCCTGGCCAACCAGATCTGCCAGCTTACCCAGACACGGTGTCTTGA